The following DNA comes from Astatotilapia calliptera chromosome 6, fAstCal1.2, whole genome shotgun sequence.
AATAACCTTCCTTTTGGTTAAAGGGCCTGCTGCTGGGGTAAAAGTGAATGCCAGACTTAAATAACTACTCAACACTGAAAAAACTTAATAATGCCAAGGTGGTGAAGCATCACTGACATTTGCATCGTGTCTGCCCTCCAAGCAATATGAACGTTAGAAGAGATATCGAGTTGCAAAgtgtacatttaaataaaaaaaaaaaattctagcaCTCCCAAAGCCTTTCTTCTAGTTTTCTGACATTAACGAGAAAAATACATCTCTTTGGTCAGCATCGACACAATACAGGGGATTTGTTTCTTTGCATGAAACCCCGGAGAATTGGAGGCAGACTCAAACTCTACTGCCACCTTGTGGTTCACTCGGGTCATGATGTGCAGGATCTCCAGTTCTTTTCCGTACTTGCTGATCATGTCGCACACCGACTGGATGAACCAGGACCCAGTCTGAGTATTCCTCCATGAGTAGTAACCTGTGTGTAGATGAGTCATGGAATATGCTTTGTTCAAATACAATATTTCTTAAAGGAAACAATATGCAAGcatgcaaaaacaaagacaagaaaaaggaaaggccCTTATTTTAACCTGGGGCAGTGGAGAAGGCGTAGAGGAAGTCTGCTTCCACAGGGATCTTAACACCATCAGTTCCGCTGTCTGTTTCAATGCCTGGATCCAGATTTGTACCTCTGCAAGCCTATTCAATGtcaacacatgcacaaaaaaagaagcagcgTTCGTTTACAGGTTTGCAGGTTAGAGGAAGTGGACTAGAAGAGAAACCACCACGGTACCTGGATGAAGAAGAGCTTGGGTTTTCCCGCCAGTGATTTACAGCGATCGCCTCGAAAAAGTGAAGTTAGGTGTTTGAGCGCTACTGAGCCGTCCGTGCCGAAGAACAAGTCTTCATCCCCGTGACTCAAAAGAATGCAGACAAAAGAGGCTGAGTTGCTGTGATCTTCCTTggatgcttaaaaaaaacaaagagatggATAAATGAATACACGTACAGCTGATACATAACAAAAGCATGTGAAAAGAGTCAGTAGCATGAggcttatttttaattttacgaGTAGCAGTGGGAGGTTTAAATCATTCTCACCAGCAGTTAAAACGTTCATTATCTGATCAACTGTCTGGTCATTGTACAGCTTCACATGATAACCTAAATTTTTAAATACTCTCATGGCGTTGCCTGCATCCACGTCAGTACCGTTTCGCTGATTCATGCCTggaacacacaaaaccacaATTCTGGTTACTTCAACATGAAAACCATGTGCAAGACAAATCAACATTTCCTCCTTCTGAgtgtacaaacaaacaaacaatataaatgGAGCGCATTTTGATTTAGCTTTTCCACACGACAGCCGGGCATGAGAAACCTGACTGGATGTAGCAGGAGGGAGGTGTACTGCAGCTAAACAGCAGCATCTTcaatttcttcttttaacaCGCTTCTAAGTGTTGTACAAAACCACATTATCGGTCCGTTTTATATTGGATTCT
Coding sequences within:
- the casp3a gene encoding caspase-3a produces the protein MSENGSGPGVDDTDAKPGNGKQSAGSSSASVPMDVDAKPQSHSFRYRLDFPRIGQCIIINNKNFDRSTGMNQRNGTDVDAGNAMRVFKNLGYHVKLYNDQTVDQIMNVLTAASKEDHSNSASFVCILLSHGDEDLFFGTDGSVALKHLTSLFRGDRCKSLAGKPKLFFIQACRGTNLDPGIETDSGTDGVKIPVEADFLYAFSTAPGYYSWRNTQTGSWFIQSVCDMISKYGKELEILHIMTRVNHKVAVEFESASNSPGFHAKKQIPCIVSMLTKEMYFSR